In one window of Brenneria goodwinii DNA:
- a CDS encoding PTS sugar transporter subunit IIA, with product MRKIIIATHHRLAEGMKDTVKYILPDVGEIIAISAYLTNTPIEEEISSVLDGINYQEDEVIVFTDMLGGSVNQGFSKYLKNKNLHIVTGVNLPVVMAILCELEESFISPDTIREAVNYSREQLIYVNDFMAEQSTHDEGDE from the coding sequence ATGAGAAAGATTATTATAGCGACTCACCATCGTTTAGCAGAAGGGATGAAAGATACTGTAAAGTATATACTGCCGGACGTAGGTGAGATTATTGCTATTTCAGCATATTTAACAAACACACCGATTGAAGAAGAAATTTCGTCTGTATTAGATGGTATCAACTACCAAGAAGATGAAGTCATTGTTTTTACCGATATGTTGGGAGGCTCGGTTAATCAGGGATTTTCTAAATATCTAAAAAACAAAAACCTTCATATCGTGACAGGCGTTAATTTACCCGTCGTCATGGCAATTTTATGTGAGCTTGAAGAGAGTTTCATTAGCCCGGATACCATCAGAGAAGCGGTAAATTACTCCAGAGAGCAGTTGATTTATGTGAATGATTTTATGGCTGAGCAATCTACTCATGATGAAGGGGACGAGTGA